One window of Quercus robur chromosome 12, dhQueRobu3.1, whole genome shotgun sequence genomic DNA carries:
- the LOC126709848 gene encoding auxin-responsive protein IAA26-like has protein sequence MEKKESDPIKNERRNGISEEKKLELRLGPPGEAQSIHYVGLNNKINGAKRVWQETVVAKKEERKWLSKNAQNQYQDLSFTEKTVERVFPTSWSSASLHSSAFHMDTQKQNQQPKPTYIQYPSISRRLSVMAEESQQTCGCRVAEMQNSDKKACSSRPASASVSTATAEPINSQKRIAVAPVVGWPPIRSFRKNLGSRNFSKPAPKSPNETPKAGSDGEKLVNLEHHMFVKINMDGVPIGRKVDLKVYDSYEKLSFAIDELFGDLLAAQRDYSAAKKENKVGDAKAITDSLHDSGEYTLIYEDNEGDRMLVGDVPWHMFVSTVKRLRVLMSSEISTLRLTTSQDEKTPL, from the exons atggagaaaaaagagtctgatccaataaaaaatgagaGACGCAATGGAATATCAGAGGAAAAAAAGCTGGAGCTGAGGCTTGGTCCTCCAGGAGAAGCCCAGTCTATTCACTATGTTGGtctcaacaacaaaatcaatgGAGCCAAAAGAGTTTGGCAAGAAACAGTCGTagcaaagaaagaagagagaaagtgGTTGTCAAAAAATGCTCAAAATCAGTACCAAGACCTTTCTTTTACTGAGAAAACTGTTGAAAGGGTGTTTCCAACTTCATGGTCTTCTGCATCTTTACACTCTTCTGCCTTTCACATGGATACTCAGAAGCAGAATCAACAGCCAAAGCCTACATATATTCAGTACCCTTCGATCTCTCGCAGGTTAAGTGTTATGGCGGAGGAGTCACAACAGACATGTGGCTGTAGAGTGGCAGAGATGCAGAATTCAGATAAGAAGGCATGCTCTAGTAGACCTGCTAGTGCTTCAGTTTCTACAGCTACAGCTGAGCCCATTAATTCTCAGAAAAG AATCGCAGTTGCTCCTGTTGTTGGGTGGCCTCCAATCCGTTCGTTCAGGAAAAATCTCGGAAGCAGAAACTTTTCAAAGCCAGCTCCCAAGTCACCAAATGAAACTCCAAAGGCGGGGAGTGATGGTGAAAAATTGGTAAATTTGGAACATCATATGTTTGTAAAGATCAATATGGACGGAGTCCCCATTGGAAGAAAAGTGGATCTCAAAGTCTATGATAGTTACGAGAAACTCTCCTTTGCTATAGATGAACTCTTCGGAGATCTTCTTGCAG CTCAAAGAGATTATTCTGCCgctaaaaaggaaaacaaggtGGGGGATGCAAAAGCAATCACAGATTCCTTACATGATAGCGGGGAATATACTTTAATTTATGAGGATAATGAAGGGGACAGAATGCTTGTTGGGGATGTTCCATGGCA CATGTTTGTATCCACAGTAAAGCGGCTACGCGTGTTAATGAGTTCTGAGATTTCCACTCTACGAC TTACCACCAGTCAGGACGAAAAGACACCACTTTGA